A portion of the Pseudarthrobacter sp. L1SW genome contains these proteins:
- a CDS encoding response regulator transcription factor gives MSHILLLTNSSGSSVDILPALELLNHRVHILPAEPTALLETDPCDIVLLDARKDLVGARSLTQLLKATGLSAPLVLILTEGGMAAVSSAWAVDDIVLDSAGPAEVEARIRLSVARAVPDQEDTPTEIRAAGVVIDEASYTARVNGAPLNLTFKEFELLKYLAQHPGRVFTRQQLLTEVWGYDYYGGTRTVDVHVRRLRAKLGADHENLISTVRNVGYRLTLVRQQEDELTEA, from the coding sequence ATGTCGCACATCCTGCTCTTGACGAACAGCTCTGGCTCTTCGGTGGACATCCTGCCTGCCTTGGAATTGCTGAACCACCGGGTCCACATCCTCCCTGCCGAGCCCACGGCGCTGCTGGAGACCGATCCCTGCGACATCGTGCTGCTGGATGCCCGCAAGGACCTGGTGGGCGCCCGCTCCCTTACCCAACTGCTGAAGGCCACCGGCCTGAGCGCTCCCCTGGTGCTGATCCTGACCGAAGGCGGCATGGCCGCTGTTTCCTCAGCGTGGGCCGTGGACGACATCGTCCTGGACTCCGCCGGGCCGGCTGAAGTGGAAGCCCGCATCAGGCTGTCCGTTGCCCGTGCCGTCCCCGACCAGGAGGACACGCCAACAGAGATCCGCGCCGCGGGCGTCGTCATCGACGAAGCGAGCTACACCGCCCGCGTGAACGGCGCACCGCTGAACCTGACCTTCAAGGAATTTGAGCTGCTGAAGTACCTGGCGCAGCACCCCGGCCGTGTTTTCACCCGGCAGCAGCTGCTCACCGAAGTGTGGGGCTACGACTATTACGGCGGCACGCGCACCGTGGATGTCCACGTCCGGCGCCTGCGGGCGAAGCTGGGCGCCGACCACGAGAACCTCATCAGCACCGTACGCAACGTGGGCTACCGCCTGACCTTGGTGCGGCAGCAGGAGGACGAGCTCACCGAGGCCTGA
- the mshD gene encoding mycothiol synthase: MTPAHPEKWPVHAERGGVDRQLLKDCRNLLAAAEESDGNPSISEQTQVTMRAGDSAEHSVLTLALYAPDEDNDPSSGQDLAGFAVVVESADGSGVLEIAVHPSYRNQGVADRLVAALKDSRGLDGLKAWSHGNHEAAAELAARYGFGPVRELWKMRMTTAGADLPEAVLPEGVSLRAFVPGQDEDAWLALNRAAFAHHPEQGSLTRSDLEARMAEDWFDPEGFLLAEDRQGRLLGFHWTKVHPKHGPHPAIGEVYAVGVAPEAQGMGLGKALTVAGIRYLQDLGLHAVMLYTDADNATAVSLYRRLGFTRWDMDVMYGPVAAG, encoded by the coding sequence ATGACTCCAGCGCACCCAGAGAAGTGGCCCGTCCATGCTGAACGGGGCGGGGTTGACCGGCAGCTCCTGAAGGACTGCCGGAACCTCCTGGCCGCGGCAGAGGAATCGGACGGCAATCCCTCCATTTCGGAGCAGACCCAGGTGACCATGCGCGCCGGGGATTCTGCGGAGCACTCAGTGCTGACCCTGGCGCTGTATGCCCCGGACGAGGACAACGATCCCTCAAGCGGGCAGGACCTGGCCGGGTTTGCCGTGGTGGTGGAATCCGCGGACGGCAGCGGGGTGCTGGAGATCGCCGTCCACCCCAGCTACCGGAACCAGGGAGTGGCGGACCGCCTGGTTGCCGCGCTGAAGGACAGCCGCGGTCTCGACGGGCTGAAGGCGTGGTCCCACGGCAACCATGAGGCCGCCGCGGAGCTGGCCGCCCGCTACGGATTTGGGCCTGTCCGTGAGCTGTGGAAGATGAGGATGACGACGGCGGGGGCGGACCTTCCCGAGGCCGTCCTGCCGGAGGGCGTGTCCCTCCGGGCCTTTGTCCCCGGCCAGGATGAGGACGCCTGGCTGGCCCTGAACCGGGCCGCCTTCGCCCACCACCCGGAACAGGGCAGCCTGACCCGGTCCGACCTTGAAGCCCGGATGGCCGAGGACTGGTTCGATCCCGAAGGCTTCCTGCTGGCCGAGGACCGGCAGGGCCGGCTGCTTGGTTTCCACTGGACCAAGGTCCACCCCAAGCACGGTCCCCACCCCGCCATCGGCGAGGTTTATGCCGTGGGTGTTGCACCCGAAGCGCAGGGCATGGGCCTCGGCAAGGCACTTACCGTGGCCGGGATCAGGTACCTCCAGGACCTGGGGCTGCACGCCGTCATGCTCTACACCGACGCCGACAACGCCACGGCCGTTTCGCTGTACCGGCGGCTGGGGTTCACCCGCTGGGACATGGACGTGATGTACGGGCCGGTGGCAGCGGGGTAG
- a CDS encoding RNA degradosome polyphosphate kinase: protein MNPEPSGSATSQDVAVPVRARFGSSEVPASRATQDRIDIPEFAPNLQPEGDIRPDRFLDRELSWLSFNSRVLELAEDATLHLLERVSFLSIFASNLDEFFMVRVAGLKRRIATGLAVPSPAGLSPVEVLERISEEAHRLQQRHAQVYAEQIRPALAYEHIHLMHWDELDETAKQQLSVMFAEKVFPILTPLAVDPAHPFPYISGLSLNLAVVVRNPVSDKELFARVKVPDQLPRLISIDGPRAGAVAGRVARFIALEEVIAVHLDKLFPGMEVLEHHTFRVTRNEDVEVEEDDAENLLQALEKELLRRRFGPPVRLEVTNDINPNIRALLIRELGVEESEVYSVPAPLDLRGLSVIAGIDRADLHYPKHVPHTSRYLNESETSKAANVFAAMRRRDILLHHPYDSFSTSVQAFLEQAAADPKVQAIKQTLYRTSGDSPIVDALIDAAEAGKQVLALVEIKARFDEQANISWARKLEQAGVHVVYGIVGLKTHCKLSLVVRQEVDGLRRYCHIGTGNYHPRTARYYEDLGLLTANEQVGEDLSKLFNQLSGYAPKSTFKRLLVAPRSVRSGLIDRIETEIRNARAGIPGRVQIKVNSMVDEAIIDSLYRASQAGVKVDVVVRGICSLRPGVPGLSDNITVRSILGRFLEHSRVFAFANGGDPVVYIGSADMMHRNLDRRVEALVQLASADDITYVLDLLRRYMAPETASWHLDNHGVWTRHHLDDDGNPLEDVQSWLLASRPRQRSLSRR from the coding sequence ATGAACCCGGAACCTTCCGGATCAGCCACGTCACAGGATGTTGCAGTGCCGGTGCGTGCCCGCTTCGGCTCCTCGGAGGTTCCAGCGTCCAGGGCCACCCAGGACCGCATTGACATCCCCGAGTTCGCGCCGAACCTGCAGCCTGAGGGCGACATCCGGCCGGACCGTTTCCTGGACCGCGAGCTGAGCTGGCTCAGCTTCAACTCCCGCGTGCTGGAACTGGCCGAGGACGCCACCCTCCACCTGCTGGAGCGCGTCAGCTTCCTGTCGATCTTCGCCTCCAACCTGGACGAGTTCTTCATGGTCCGGGTTGCCGGCCTCAAACGGCGCATCGCCACGGGATTGGCCGTCCCCTCCCCCGCAGGCCTCAGCCCGGTGGAGGTGCTGGAGCGGATCAGCGAAGAGGCCCACCGGCTCCAGCAGCGGCACGCGCAGGTCTACGCCGAGCAGATCCGCCCCGCCCTGGCCTACGAACACATCCACCTCATGCACTGGGACGAGCTGGATGAGACGGCCAAGCAGCAGCTCAGCGTGATGTTCGCCGAGAAGGTGTTCCCCATCCTCACGCCCCTGGCAGTGGACCCGGCCCACCCCTTCCCCTACATTTCCGGGCTTTCACTCAACCTCGCCGTGGTGGTCCGCAACCCGGTCAGCGACAAGGAGCTCTTCGCGCGCGTCAAGGTGCCGGACCAGCTCCCGCGCCTGATCTCCATCGACGGTCCGCGTGCCGGCGCCGTGGCCGGGCGCGTGGCCCGGTTCATCGCCCTTGAGGAAGTCATCGCCGTCCACCTGGACAAGCTCTTCCCCGGGATGGAGGTCCTGGAGCACCACACCTTCCGCGTCACCAGGAACGAGGACGTGGAGGTGGAGGAGGACGACGCCGAGAACCTCCTGCAGGCACTCGAGAAGGAACTCCTGCGGCGGCGCTTCGGCCCGCCCGTGCGGCTTGAGGTCACCAACGACATCAACCCGAACATCCGCGCGCTGCTGATCCGGGAGCTGGGCGTCGAGGAATCCGAGGTGTACTCCGTTCCGGCCCCACTGGACCTGCGCGGACTGTCCGTGATCGCCGGCATCGACCGTGCCGACCTCCACTACCCCAAGCACGTCCCGCACACGTCCCGGTACCTCAACGAGTCGGAGACGTCCAAGGCTGCCAACGTGTTTGCGGCCATGCGCCGGCGTGACATCCTGCTCCACCACCCCTACGACTCGTTCTCCACCTCCGTCCAGGCGTTCCTGGAGCAGGCCGCCGCGGACCCCAAGGTCCAGGCCATCAAGCAGACCCTGTACCGCACATCCGGCGACTCGCCCATCGTGGACGCGCTGATCGATGCCGCCGAGGCCGGCAAGCAGGTCCTGGCCCTGGTAGAGATCAAGGCGCGGTTTGACGAGCAGGCGAACATCTCCTGGGCCCGCAAGCTGGAACAGGCCGGCGTGCACGTTGTCTACGGCATCGTGGGCCTCAAGACGCACTGCAAGCTCTCGCTGGTGGTCCGTCAGGAGGTGGACGGGCTGCGCCGCTACTGCCACATCGGCACCGGCAACTACCACCCCCGGACTGCCCGCTACTACGAGGACCTGGGCCTGCTGACCGCCAACGAGCAGGTGGGCGAGGACCTGTCCAAGCTGTTCAACCAGCTCTCCGGCTACGCCCCCAAGTCAACATTCAAGAGGCTGCTGGTGGCGCCTCGTTCCGTCCGTTCCGGGCTGATCGACCGCATTGAAACCGAGATCCGCAACGCCCGGGCCGGGATCCCCGGCCGCGTGCAGATCAAGGTCAATTCCATGGTGGACGAGGCCATCATCGATTCCCTGTACCGCGCCTCGCAGGCCGGAGTGAAGGTGGACGTGGTGGTCCGCGGGATCTGTTCCCTCCGCCCGGGAGTGCCGGGCCTCAGCGACAACATCACCGTCCGCTCCATCCTGGGCCGGTTCCTGGAGCACTCCCGGGTGTTCGCCTTCGCCAACGGTGGGGATCCTGTGGTGTATATCGGTTCCGCGGACATGATGCACCGCAACCTGGACCGCCGGGTGGAGGCCCTGGTCCAGCTGGCCAGCGCCGACGACATCACCTACGTCCTTGACCTGCTGCGGCGCTACATGGCTCCGGAAACCGCCAGCTGGCACCTGGACAACCATGGGGTCTGGACCCGGCACCACCTGGACGACGACGGCAACCCACTGGAGGATGTCCAGTCCTGGCTGCTGGCTTCCCGCCCCCGGCAGCGCAGCCTGAGCCGCCGGTAA
- a CDS encoding NUDIX hydrolase — MSSDALVADQTDHPGEPVAVTAAGALPWRVVKDKLEVLLIHRPRYDDWSWPKGKIDDGETVPECAVREVQEEIGLVAQLGIPLPPIHYHVASGLKVVHYWAVKANGVRLLPDGNEVDSVMWCAPEKAAALLSNPSDVVPLQYLSAAHKRGELDTWPLVVLRHAKAKPRSSWSKAEGERPLAATGTRQAQAVSRLLHTWMPLRVVTSPWLRCVATVAPYAKAAGAKVKLAEALTEHRHQRSPKKTAAVIEGLFDKQRPVVVCTHRPALPTVFSQLGEHMPPHLRDLLPGKEPYLTPGELLVCHVALDGRKRVVAVEQFKPFDD, encoded by the coding sequence TTGTCGAGCGATGCACTTGTAGCAGACCAGACAGACCACCCGGGGGAACCAGTAGCCGTAACGGCTGCCGGGGCCCTGCCCTGGCGGGTGGTGAAGGACAAGCTTGAGGTCCTGCTGATCCACCGCCCGCGCTACGACGACTGGTCGTGGCCCAAAGGCAAGATTGACGACGGCGAAACGGTGCCTGAGTGCGCGGTCCGGGAGGTGCAGGAGGAAATCGGGCTCGTCGCGCAGTTGGGCATTCCCCTGCCGCCCATCCATTACCACGTGGCCTCCGGCCTCAAGGTTGTCCACTACTGGGCCGTCAAGGCCAACGGGGTCAGGCTGCTTCCCGATGGCAACGAGGTGGACAGCGTCATGTGGTGCGCCCCCGAGAAGGCGGCCGCGCTGCTGTCCAACCCCTCCGACGTCGTGCCCCTCCAGTACCTTTCCGCGGCGCATAAGCGCGGGGAGCTGGACACCTGGCCGCTGGTGGTGCTCCGCCATGCCAAGGCGAAGCCCCGCTCATCCTGGAGCAAGGCCGAGGGCGAGCGGCCCCTGGCCGCCACGGGGACGCGGCAGGCGCAGGCGGTCAGCCGGCTGCTGCACACCTGGATGCCGCTCCGCGTGGTGACCAGCCCCTGGCTGCGGTGCGTCGCAACGGTGGCGCCCTACGCAAAAGCCGCCGGCGCGAAGGTGAAGCTGGCGGAAGCGCTCACGGAGCACCGGCACCAGCGCAGCCCCAAGAAAACGGCCGCCGTCATCGAGGGCCTGTTCGACAAGCAGCGGCCAGTGGTGGTCTGCACGCACCGCCCTGCGCTGCCCACCGTGTTCAGCCAGCTCGGCGAGCACATGCCGCCGCACCTGCGTGACCTCCTCCCGGGCAAGGAGCCGTACCTTACCCCCGGCGAGTTGCTGGTGTGCCACGTGGCCCTGGACGGGCGGAAGCGGGTTGTGGCGGTGGAGCAGTTCAAGCCGTTCGATGATTGA
- a CDS encoding thymidylate synthase: protein MSIPTPYEDLLRDVLASGTHKSDRTGTGTTSVFGRQMRFDLTKSFPLITTKRVHFKSVAVELLWFLRGETNVKWMQDQGVTIWNEWADADGDLGPVYGVQWRSWPTPDGGHIDQIAELIENLKSNPDSRRHIVSAWNVSELHDMALPPCHAFFQFYVAEGKLSCQLYQRSADMFLGVPFNIASYALLTCMVAQQVGLEPGEFIWTGGDVHIYENHMDQVLKQLEREPYEYPQLKITRKPASIFDYTLEDFEVVGYRHHPTIKAPIAV from the coding sequence GTGAGCATCCCAACCCCCTATGAAGACCTCCTGCGCGATGTCCTGGCTTCAGGCACGCACAAATCGGACCGCACGGGAACCGGAACCACCAGCGTTTTCGGACGCCAGATGCGCTTTGACCTGACGAAGAGTTTCCCGCTGATCACCACCAAGCGGGTGCATTTCAAGTCCGTGGCAGTGGAGCTCCTGTGGTTCCTGCGCGGTGAGACGAACGTGAAATGGATGCAGGACCAGGGCGTCACCATCTGGAACGAATGGGCCGACGCCGACGGCGACCTGGGCCCGGTGTACGGTGTGCAGTGGCGCAGCTGGCCCACCCCCGACGGTGGCCACATCGACCAGATCGCCGAGCTCATTGAGAACCTGAAGTCCAACCCGGACTCACGCCGGCACATTGTGTCCGCCTGGAACGTCTCCGAACTCCATGACATGGCCCTGCCCCCGTGCCACGCGTTTTTCCAGTTCTACGTGGCGGAGGGCAAGCTGTCCTGCCAGCTGTACCAGCGCTCCGCGGACATGTTCCTGGGCGTCCCCTTCAACATTGCCTCCTACGCGCTGCTCACCTGCATGGTGGCCCAACAGGTGGGGCTGGAGCCCGGCGAGTTCATCTGGACCGGCGGGGATGTCCACATCTACGAGAACCACATGGACCAGGTCCTCAAGCAGCTCGAGCGGGAGCCGTATGAGTACCCGCAGCTGAAGATCACCCGCAAGCCGGCGTCGATCTTCGACTACACGCTTGAGGACTTCGAAGTGGTGGGCTACCGGCACCACCCCACGATCAAGGCACCGATCGCCGTATGA
- a CDS encoding dihydrofolate reductase, translated as MSTENFTDPQSFTEELAASVTGVGLVWAQTPDGVIGKDGDMPWHLPEDLKHFNRLTMGHPVIMGRKTWLSFPDKFRPLPGRTNIVVTRQKSWAETPEAEGAVVVPSLDDALLESQFVDGGDTVWILGGGEIFQQSTELANVAVVTTIDVKADGDTFAPELGTSWEASASVPPDGWLTAANGTRYRFTKWSRTEG; from the coding sequence ATGAGCACAGAGAACTTCACCGACCCGCAGTCCTTTACTGAAGAGCTCGCCGCCTCGGTGACGGGCGTCGGCCTGGTCTGGGCGCAGACCCCGGACGGCGTGATCGGCAAGGACGGGGACATGCCCTGGCACCTCCCCGAGGACCTCAAGCACTTCAACCGGCTGACCATGGGCCACCCCGTGATCATGGGCCGCAAAACCTGGTTGTCCTTTCCGGACAAGTTCCGCCCCCTGCCCGGCCGCACCAACATCGTGGTCACCCGGCAGAAAAGCTGGGCCGAAACGCCCGAGGCGGAGGGCGCCGTCGTGGTTCCTTCCCTGGATGACGCCCTGCTTGAGTCCCAGTTCGTGGACGGCGGGGACACGGTCTGGATCCTGGGCGGCGGCGAGATCTTCCAGCAGTCCACTGAGCTCGCCAACGTTGCGGTGGTCACCACCATTGACGTGAAGGCCGACGGCGACACGTTCGCCCCCGAGCTGGGCACCAGCTGGGAGGCGTCCGCCTCCGTCCCTCCCGACGGCTGGCTCACCGCCGCCAACGGCACGCGCTACAGGTTCACCAAATGGTCAAGGACGGAGGGCTAG
- a CDS encoding NF038396 family protein — MLKKPETLFVLGYMLLPLLALLSAIVGLTMILGGNKIAGAIVLVVVTQVFAFGAFFALRARKTAVREESDRG; from the coding sequence ATGCTGAAGAAACCCGAAACCCTGTTTGTGCTGGGCTACATGCTGCTCCCGCTGCTGGCGCTCCTCTCCGCAATTGTCGGGCTGACCATGATCCTGGGCGGCAACAAGATCGCGGGAGCCATCGTGCTGGTGGTGGTCACCCAGGTGTTCGCGTTCGGTGCGTTCTTCGCGTTGCGCGCCCGAAAAACCGCCGTGCGGGAGGAATCCGACCGCGGCTAG
- a CDS encoding WXG100 family type VII secretion target, giving the protein MAGNLWGADAAQLRTLARQFSSTADLLLQQSTQLSSQINNNPAWKGQDAEHFRSDWNGNHRALLQKTAARLKQESKLLLTNAEEQENASRSEGAGSGGGLQGVLPAGFPGRPSVAPGAPFQLGPDWIADNDNSPFRKGWDIYNLAKALPNLRAGLFDLPHFITKADSFAEFFSKDFRDVAKAFQDTNMLSQYFNTSSELFDGRWDTALNLVDGGKAATFFEFGGKALGGLGVGLDALDAFNNFSNGNQDDNGAAYYSTAKAALGVLGFAPPPVGTAAMVASGALAIYDNVPVVKETVNAIGGSIADGAKAAWEGAGDAAENVGDFFGF; this is encoded by the coding sequence GTGGCAGGAAACTTGTGGGGCGCGGACGCAGCCCAGTTGCGGACGCTCGCGCGGCAGTTCAGCTCAACGGCAGACCTCCTGCTGCAGCAGTCCACGCAGCTGAGCAGCCAGATCAACAACAATCCGGCATGGAAAGGCCAGGACGCGGAACATTTCCGTTCCGACTGGAACGGCAACCACCGGGCACTCCTCCAAAAGACGGCTGCACGCCTGAAGCAGGAATCGAAGCTTTTGCTCACCAACGCCGAAGAGCAGGAGAATGCGAGCCGTTCCGAAGGTGCAGGATCTGGCGGCGGCCTGCAGGGTGTCCTCCCGGCGGGCTTCCCGGGCCGCCCCTCCGTCGCGCCCGGTGCACCCTTCCAGCTCGGCCCCGACTGGATTGCCGACAATGACAACTCTCCCTTCCGCAAGGGCTGGGACATCTACAACCTGGCCAAGGCCCTTCCCAACCTTCGGGCTGGTCTCTTTGATCTGCCACACTTCATCACGAAGGCAGACAGCTTCGCCGAGTTCTTCTCCAAGGACTTCCGCGACGTGGCAAAGGCATTTCAGGACACCAACATGCTCAGCCAGTATTTCAACACTTCGTCCGAGCTGTTCGACGGCCGGTGGGATACTGCCTTGAACCTCGTTGACGGCGGCAAGGCTGCAACGTTCTTCGAGTTCGGCGGCAAGGCCCTCGGAGGGCTGGGGGTTGGACTCGATGCCCTCGACGCTTTCAACAACTTCAGCAACGGCAACCAGGATGACAACGGCGCAGCCTACTATTCGACCGCAAAGGCAGCCCTGGGCGTATTGGGCTTCGCGCCGCCACCTGTTGGAACCGCCGCAATGGTTGCATCCGGCGCGCTCGCCATCTACGACAACGTCCCGGTGGTCAAGGAGACTGTCAATGCCATCGGCGGATCCATCGCTGACGGTGCCAAAGCGGCGTGGGAAGGTGCCGGGGACGCGGCCGAAAATGTCGGCGACTTCTTCGGGTTCTGA
- the asd gene encoding aspartate-semialdehyde dehydrogenase — MTTAATPSVGLVGWRGMVGSVLMQRMQDEGDFANINPVFFSTSNAGGATPTLAGTAAGSAGRLEDAFDVDTLAKLPIIVTAQGGDYTKQVHGELRSRGWDGLWIDAASTLRMNDDSIIVLDPINRDVIDKGLVNGTKDFIGGNCTVSCMLMGLGGLFKNGLVEWGTSMTYQAASGGGARHMRELLSQFGTLNAEVSTELDDPASAILDIDRKVLAHQRTDIDATQFGVPLAGSLIPWIDADLGNGQSKEEWKAGVETNKILGTSEENRVIMDGLCVRIGAMRSHSQALTLKLREDLSVAEIEKLLAEDNEWAKVVPNTKEASMADLTPVAASGTLDIPVGRIRKMEMGPQYISAFTVGDQLLWGAAEPLRRMLNIATGNL; from the coding sequence ATGACTACAGCAGCTACCCCTTCCGTCGGCCTGGTCGGATGGCGCGGCATGGTCGGTTCCGTCCTCATGCAGCGCATGCAGGACGAGGGCGACTTCGCCAACATCAACCCGGTGTTCTTCTCCACGTCCAATGCGGGAGGTGCCACGCCGACGCTTGCTGGAACAGCAGCAGGCAGCGCGGGCAGGCTCGAAGACGCGTTCGACGTCGACACGCTGGCCAAGCTGCCCATTATTGTCACCGCCCAGGGCGGCGACTACACCAAGCAGGTCCACGGCGAACTGCGCAGCCGCGGCTGGGACGGCCTCTGGATCGACGCAGCGTCCACCCTGCGCATGAACGATGACTCCATCATCGTGCTGGACCCGATCAACCGGGATGTCATCGACAAGGGCCTGGTCAACGGCACCAAGGACTTCATCGGCGGCAACTGCACCGTGTCCTGCATGCTCATGGGACTTGGCGGCCTGTTCAAGAACGGGCTCGTTGAGTGGGGCACGTCCATGACCTACCAGGCTGCCTCCGGCGGCGGCGCCCGGCACATGCGTGAACTGCTCAGCCAGTTCGGGACGCTCAATGCCGAGGTCAGCACGGAACTGGACGACCCGGCGTCGGCCATCCTGGACATCGACCGCAAGGTCCTGGCCCACCAGCGCACGGATATCGACGCCACCCAGTTCGGCGTCCCCCTGGCCGGCTCCCTGATCCCCTGGATCGACGCAGACCTGGGCAACGGGCAGTCCAAGGAAGAGTGGAAGGCCGGGGTTGAGACCAACAAGATCCTGGGCACCTCCGAGGAAAACCGCGTCATCATGGATGGCCTCTGCGTCCGGATCGGCGCCATGCGCTCCCATTCCCAGGCGCTCACACTCAAGCTCCGCGAGGACCTGTCCGTTGCCGAGATCGAGAAGCTGCTGGCCGAGGACAACGAGTGGGCCAAGGTGGTTCCGAACACGAAGGAAGCCTCCATGGCTGACCTGACCCCCGTCGCCGCCTCCGGCACCCTGGACATTCCGGTGGGCCGTATCCGCAAGATGGAAATGGGCCCGCAGTACATCAGCGCCTTCACCGTGGGCGACCAGCTTCTCTGGGGCGCCGCCGAGCCGCTCCGCCGGATGCTTAACATCGCCACCGGGAACCTGTAG
- a CDS encoding type IV toxin-antitoxin system AbiEi family antitoxin domain-containing protein, with translation MKLEMIRELVDGRWPATPVASTAELARAGIGDRLLTSAVRSGLILRLFRGAYVRSSYWLGIKPWTRDRVLVHAHHAATGGTSRYSHVSAARLHECQVWNAGPLIHVTTSYANSRTSAGKDVRTHRAELTERDITTLWTADGREIRTTSLERTVLDCARILPLEQAAVIGDHALRMGASLSEITRRLDEGPEKRGSRRARLLLDALDGRSESAGETRTRLLLDSLGLRGFIPQFEIPTASGLFRADFADPESRLIIEFDGAGKYSDYRPTADVLLAERHRENAIIEEGWLVLRLVWKHLDRPADLKRRVLALAERAQRIPA, from the coding sequence ATGAAGCTTGAAATGATCCGGGAATTGGTGGATGGGCGCTGGCCGGCAACACCTGTGGCGTCAACTGCGGAGCTGGCGCGGGCCGGAATTGGGGACCGCCTCCTGACATCGGCAGTCCGGAGCGGCCTGATTCTCCGCCTGTTCCGTGGGGCCTACGTCCGGAGCTCGTACTGGCTGGGGATAAAGCCGTGGACCCGGGACAGGGTGCTCGTTCACGCTCATCATGCCGCCACAGGAGGGACCTCCCGCTACAGTCATGTGAGCGCCGCACGGCTCCACGAATGCCAGGTGTGGAATGCCGGACCGCTGATCCACGTCACAACCAGCTATGCCAATTCCCGGACGAGCGCGGGAAAGGACGTTCGGACGCACCGGGCGGAGTTGACTGAACGGGACATCACCACGCTCTGGACCGCGGACGGCAGGGAAATCCGGACTACCAGCCTGGAAAGGACGGTCCTGGACTGTGCCCGCATCCTGCCGCTCGAGCAGGCGGCCGTGATTGGTGATCACGCATTGCGCATGGGTGCCAGCCTCTCCGAGATCACGAGGCGCCTTGACGAAGGGCCGGAGAAGCGGGGGAGCCGGCGGGCGCGGCTCCTGCTCGATGCACTTGATGGACGGTCCGAATCTGCCGGTGAGACACGGACCAGGCTCCTGTTGGACTCCTTGGGCCTGCGCGGTTTCATCCCCCAATTCGAGATTCCCACTGCCTCTGGATTGTTCCGGGCGGACTTCGCTGACCCGGAGTCGCGGCTCATCATAGAGTTTGACGGCGCCGGGAAGTACTCGGACTACCGCCCAACAGCGGATGTCCTCCTGGCAGAGCGCCACAGGGAGAACGCGATCATCGAGGAGGGATGGCTGGTTCTTCGGCTCGTCTGGAAGCACCTCGACCGGCCTGCGGACCTGAAACGCCGTGTCCTGGCTCTGGCAGAGCGCGCTCAACGCATTCCTGCTTGA
- a CDS encoding winged helix DNA-binding domain-containing protein: protein MAGKRISRKTMGRLRLVSQRLVPVPAGRVQPRELGPDVPGSIAATVRWMTAMQAQDLQAAAWAVGARVPEAGLSDVRAALDAGAVVRSWPMRGTLHLVAPEDLRWMLGLTAERLTKGIASRHRELGIAWADVEKCRDIAMEQIAADGPASRAELFGIFDAAGQPTRGQRGIHILGTLCRHGWLVLGPLAGNQQLFAAFDDWIPVSRSLSREEAVAEFLLRYLRSHGPATLRDFAWWTQLPLTEVRAAFEDVKDQLVGLGYDGTSYLLSPETASLLDGGVPGQRSVLLLPGFDEFVLGYQDRSLVLAAEHAGKIVPGGNGVFKKTLVAGGEVIGTWSRSGTGPRAAVAPELFDGTQPLGPAATAALAKAARRYLAFLEG from the coding sequence ATGGCCGGGAAGCGCATCAGCCGCAAGACGATGGGCAGGCTGCGGCTGGTGTCGCAGCGGCTGGTGCCGGTCCCGGCGGGCCGGGTGCAGCCAAGAGAGCTGGGGCCAGACGTGCCGGGCTCCATTGCCGCGACCGTCCGCTGGATGACCGCCATGCAGGCCCAGGACCTGCAGGCGGCAGCGTGGGCTGTGGGCGCCAGGGTCCCTGAAGCGGGCCTGTCAGATGTCCGCGCCGCCCTCGATGCCGGCGCTGTGGTCCGCTCCTGGCCCATGCGCGGGACTTTGCACCTGGTGGCACCGGAGGACCTTCGGTGGATGCTTGGCCTCACAGCGGAGCGGCTCACCAAGGGCATCGCCTCCCGGCACCGCGAACTCGGCATCGCCTGGGCGGACGTGGAGAAATGCCGGGACATCGCGATGGAGCAGATTGCCGCCGACGGTCCCGCCAGCCGCGCTGAACTCTTTGGGATTTTCGACGCTGCCGGGCAGCCCACGCGCGGCCAGCGGGGCATCCACATCCTGGGGACCCTGTGCCGGCACGGCTGGCTGGTCCTGGGCCCGCTGGCCGGGAACCAGCAGCTGTTTGCGGCCTTCGACGACTGGATTCCCGTCTCGCGGAGCCTGTCGCGGGAAGAGGCCGTGGCGGAGTTCCTGCTGCGCTACCTCCGCAGCCATGGCCCGGCAACCCTGCGCGACTTCGCCTGGTGGACGCAGCTACCCCTGACCGAGGTCCGGGCGGCTTTCGAGGATGTAAAAGACCAGCTGGTGGGGCTTGGCTACGACGGGACAAGCTACTTGCTGTCCCCGGAAACGGCATCACTGCTCGACGGCGGAGTCCCCGGCCAGCGGTCCGTCCTCCTGCTGCCCGGCTTCGACGAGTTTGTGCTGGGGTACCAGGACCGGAGCCTGGTCCTGGCAGCGGAGCATGCCGGCAAAATCGTGCCGGGCGGCAATGGCGTCTTCAAAAAGACCCTGGTAGCCGGGGGAGAGGTGATTGGCACCTGGTCCCGCAGCGGTACCGGCCCTCGCGCCGCCGTCGCGCCTGAACTGTTCGATGGGACCCAGCCACTCGGCCCTGCCGCCACGGCTGCCCTCGCCAAGGCGGCCCGGCGCTACCTGGCCTTCCTCGAAGGCTGA